A stretch of Tripterygium wilfordii isolate XIE 37 chromosome 11, ASM1340144v1, whole genome shotgun sequence DNA encodes these proteins:
- the LOC120009848 gene encoding protein WHAT'S THIS FACTOR 9, mitochondrial isoform X1: MWAFFCAINLRPSISTPRSLPRIVRKILEEQRGNRSMALRFEKLGEGHGALVTAFMVVSTTKLPHRLHCCRTFIAAKVKWVCDPYLDTAVSKEKDLKQAICLKNQIIFSPSKSLPLSSLSLLKSPLHLSTTASKFFQKYPFIFRQFQPSPSLPLHIKLTHLAYSLHNEELAVHKSPPQRDDAVKRLAKLLMLARATRLPLHVIDRFSFDLGLPHNYVTTLLSDYPEYFQVCEFKDCVNNEETLALELVSWREELAMSELERRMAENKDLGMRKGKRIAFPLTLPRGFDLTKKVRDWVDEWQDLPYISPYENAFHLSQPNGDQAEKWTVAVLHELLWLLVSKKTEWCNILCLGEYLGFGSRFKKALKHHPGIFYVSNKIRTQTVVLRETYKKDMLLEKHPLMGMRYRYIHLMNMMKKP, from the exons ATGTGGGCGTTCTTCTGCGCCATTAATCTGCGGCCGTCTATCAGCACACCTCGTTCTCTGCCTCG GATTGTGCGTAAAATTTTGGAGGAGCAGAGAGGAAACCGTTCAATGGCTCTTCGTTTCGAG AAATTGGGTGAGGGCCATGGGGCGTTAGTAACGGCATTCATGGTAGTTTCCACCACAAAGCTCCCCCACAGGCTCCATTGCTGTCGCACCTTCATAGCAGCAAAGGTCAAGTGGGTTTGTGACCCATACTTAGATACAGCAGTCTCTAAAGAGAAAGACCTCAAGCAAGCCATCTGTCTCAAGAACCAAATCATCTTTTCACCCTCCAagtccctccctctctcttcccTCTCCCTTCTCAAAAGCCCTCTCCATCtctccaccactgcctctaAATTCTTCCAGAAATACCCCTTCATTTTCCGCCAATTTCAGCCATCTCCCTCCCTCCCCCTCCATATCAAGCTCACCCACTTAGCCTACTCCCTCCACAATGAAGAGCTTGCTGTCCACAAATCACCGCCTCAGCGGGATGACGCGGTAAAGCGGCTTGCCAAGCTATTGATGCTTGCCAGAGCCACAAGGTTGCCCCTTCATGTCATTGATCGATTCAGTTTCGATCTGGGTCTTCCGCATAATTACGTCACTACACTTCTCTCTGATTACCCAGAATATTTTCAGGTTTGTGAATTTAAGGATTGTGTCAACAATGAAGAAACTCTTGCATTGGAGCTGGTTTCTTGGAGAGAGGAATTGGCAATGTCTGAGTTGGAGAGGCGAATGGCGGAAAACAAGGATCTTGGTATGCGGAAAGGGAAGCGAATCGCTTTCCCCTTGACTCTCCCAAGAGGGTTTGATTTGACAAAGAAGGTGAGGGATTGGGTTGATGAATGGCAGGATTTACCCTATATTTCCCCATATGAGAATGCCTTCCATTTGTCACAACCAAATGGGGACCAAGCTGAGAAGTGGACGGTGGCAGTCTTGCACGAGTTGTTGTGGTTGCTTGTGTCAAAGAAGACAGAGTGGTGCAATATCTTATGCTTGGGAGAGTATTTAGGGTTTGGTTCAAGGTTTAAGAAGGCATTGAAGCACCATCCAGGGATTTTCTATGTTTCAAATAAGATTAGGACGCAAACTGTGGTGCTTAGAGAGACTTATAAGAAGGATATGTTGTTGGAGAAGCATCCATTGATGGGGATGAGGTACAGATATATTCATTTAATGAATATGATGAAGAAGCCATGA
- the LOC120009329 gene encoding probable N-succinyldiaminopimelate aminotransferase DapC isoform X2, whose amino-acid sequence MLGCLSFKPSTLFAFSKHLRSTSSDRLWTRGCSLRVANYPSFMATLSTVSTEKDAVSSQNDSAQKPQPPLQVAKRLEKFKTTIFTQMSSLAIKHGAINLGQGFPNFDGPEFVKEAAIQAIKDGKNQYARGYGVPELNSTIASRFKKDTGLVVDPEKEITVTSGCTEAIAATILGLINPGDEVILFAPFYDSYEATLSMAGAKIRCITLRPPDFAVPINELKSAITENTRAILLNTPHNPTGKMFTREELNTIASLCIENDVLVFADEVYDKLAFEMEHISMASLPGMYERTVTMNSLGKTFSLTGWKIGWAIAPPHLTWGLRQAHAFLTFATSTPMQWAAATALNAPDSYYIELKRDYMAKKEILVEGLKAVGFKVFPSSGTYFVVVDHTPFGLDNDIAFCEYLIKEVGVVAIPTSVFYLNPEEGKNLIRFTFCKDEETLRTAVERMKEKLRRG is encoded by the exons ATGCTAGGATGTTTGAGCTTTAAACCCTCCACATTGTTTGCTTTTTCAAAGCATCTACGTTCAACAAGCAGCGATCGTCTTTGGACAAGAGGTTGCAGCCTTAGAGTTGCCAATTACCCTTCCTTTATGGCTACTCTCTCTACTGTTTCGACTGAGAAAGATGCCGTTTCGAGCCAGAACGACTCCGCTCAGAAACCTCAGCCACCCTTGCAG GTCGCAAAGCGCTTGGAGAAGTTCAAAACTACTATCTTCACCCAGATGAGTTCACTTGCAATCAAACACGGAGCAATAAACCTTGGCCAGGGTTTCCCCAACTTTGATGGGCCAGAGTTTGTTAAAGAAGCTGCAATTCAAGCCATTAAGGATGGGAAGAACCAATATGCTCGTGGATATGGAGTTCCAGAGCTTAACTCTACCATTGCTTCAAGGTTCAAGAAAGATACAGGACTTGTGGTGGACCCAGAGAAGGAAATTACTGTTACCTCTGGTTGCACCGAAGCTATTGCTGCTACGATATTGGGCTTGATAAATCCTGGTGATGAGGTTATTCTCTTTGCCCCTTTTTATGATTCATATGAAGCTACTCTCTCAATGGCGGGTGCCAAGATAAGGTGCATCACATTGCGCCCTCCAGATTTCGCTGTACCCATCAATGAGCTTAAGTCTGCAATTACGGAGAATACGCGTGCAATACTCTTAAATACTCCGCATAACCCAACTGGAAAGATGTTCACTAGGGAGGAACTCAACACGATTGCATCTCTTTGCATTGAGAATGATGTGTTGGTTTTTGCCGATGAAGTTTATGATAAGTTGGCTTTCGAAATGGAGCACATTTCTATGGCCTCTCTTCCTGGAATGTATGAACGCACAGTGACAATGAATTCTTTGGGGAAGACATTTTCCTTAACTGGGTGGAAGATTGGGTGGGCAATAGCTCCTCCACACCTAACATGGGGATTGCGACAGGCACATGCATTTCTCACCTTTGCTACCTCCACACCAATGCAGTGGGCAGCTGCGACAGCTCTTAATGCCCCAGACTCTTACTACATTGAGCTAAAGAGGGATTATATGGCAAAGAAGGAAATACTTGTGGAAGGCTTGAAGGCAGTTGGTTTCAAGGTATTCCCATCTAGTGGGACTTATTTTGTGGTAGTAGATCACACTCCTTTTGGTTTGGACAATGACATTGCCTTCTGCGAGTACCTGATCAAGGAAGTTGGGGTGGTAGCAATTCCAACCAGTGTATTTTATTTGAACCCGGAAGAGGGAAAGAATTTGATTCGATTCACCTTCTGCAAAGATGAGGAAACCCTGAGAACTGCAGTTGAGAGGATGAAGGAGAAGCTGAGGAGAGGATGA
- the LOC120009848 gene encoding protein WHAT'S THIS FACTOR 9, mitochondrial isoform X3, which yields MVVSTTKLPHRLHCCRTFIAAKVKWVCDPYLDTAVSKEKDLKQAICLKNQIIFSPSKSLPLSSLSLLKSPLHLSTTASKFFQKYPFIFRQFQPSPSLPLHIKLTHLAYSLHNEELAVHKSPPQRDDAVKRLAKLLMLARATRLPLHVIDRFSFDLGLPHNYVTTLLSDYPEYFQVCEFKDCVNNEETLALELVSWREELAMSELERRMAENKDLGMRKGKRIAFPLTLPRGFDLTKKVRDWVDEWQDLPYISPYENAFHLSQPNGDQAEKWTVAVLHELLWLLVSKKTEWCNILCLGEYLGFGSRFKKALKHHPGIFYVSNKIRTQTVVLRETYKKDMLLEKHPLMGMRYRYIHLMNMMKKP from the coding sequence ATGGTAGTTTCCACCACAAAGCTCCCCCACAGGCTCCATTGCTGTCGCACCTTCATAGCAGCAAAGGTCAAGTGGGTTTGTGACCCATACTTAGATACAGCAGTCTCTAAAGAGAAAGACCTCAAGCAAGCCATCTGTCTCAAGAACCAAATCATCTTTTCACCCTCCAagtccctccctctctcttcccTCTCCCTTCTCAAAAGCCCTCTCCATCtctccaccactgcctctaAATTCTTCCAGAAATACCCCTTCATTTTCCGCCAATTTCAGCCATCTCCCTCCCTCCCCCTCCATATCAAGCTCACCCACTTAGCCTACTCCCTCCACAATGAAGAGCTTGCTGTCCACAAATCACCGCCTCAGCGGGATGACGCGGTAAAGCGGCTTGCCAAGCTATTGATGCTTGCCAGAGCCACAAGGTTGCCCCTTCATGTCATTGATCGATTCAGTTTCGATCTGGGTCTTCCGCATAATTACGTCACTACACTTCTCTCTGATTACCCAGAATATTTTCAGGTTTGTGAATTTAAGGATTGTGTCAACAATGAAGAAACTCTTGCATTGGAGCTGGTTTCTTGGAGAGAGGAATTGGCAATGTCTGAGTTGGAGAGGCGAATGGCGGAAAACAAGGATCTTGGTATGCGGAAAGGGAAGCGAATCGCTTTCCCCTTGACTCTCCCAAGAGGGTTTGATTTGACAAAGAAGGTGAGGGATTGGGTTGATGAATGGCAGGATTTACCCTATATTTCCCCATATGAGAATGCCTTCCATTTGTCACAACCAAATGGGGACCAAGCTGAGAAGTGGACGGTGGCAGTCTTGCACGAGTTGTTGTGGTTGCTTGTGTCAAAGAAGACAGAGTGGTGCAATATCTTATGCTTGGGAGAGTATTTAGGGTTTGGTTCAAGGTTTAAGAAGGCATTGAAGCACCATCCAGGGATTTTCTATGTTTCAAATAAGATTAGGACGCAAACTGTGGTGCTTAGAGAGACTTATAAGAAGGATATGTTGTTGGAGAAGCATCCATTGATGGGGATGAGGTACAGATATATTCATTTAATGAATATGATGAAGAAGCCATGA
- the LOC120009329 gene encoding probable N-succinyldiaminopimelate aminotransferase DapC isoform X1: MQSQCTWTCCQMLGCLSFKPSTLFAFSKHLRSTSSDRLWTRGCSLRVANYPSFMATLSTVSTEKDAVSSQNDSAQKPQPPLQVAKRLEKFKTTIFTQMSSLAIKHGAINLGQGFPNFDGPEFVKEAAIQAIKDGKNQYARGYGVPELNSTIASRFKKDTGLVVDPEKEITVTSGCTEAIAATILGLINPGDEVILFAPFYDSYEATLSMAGAKIRCITLRPPDFAVPINELKSAITENTRAILLNTPHNPTGKMFTREELNTIASLCIENDVLVFADEVYDKLAFEMEHISMASLPGMYERTVTMNSLGKTFSLTGWKIGWAIAPPHLTWGLRQAHAFLTFATSTPMQWAAATALNAPDSYYIELKRDYMAKKEILVEGLKAVGFKVFPSSGTYFVVVDHTPFGLDNDIAFCEYLIKEVGVVAIPTSVFYLNPEEGKNLIRFTFCKDEETLRTAVERMKEKLRRG; encoded by the exons ATGCAGAGTCAATGTACCTGGACTTGTTGTCAGATGCTAGGATGTTTGAGCTTTAAACCCTCCACATTGTTTGCTTTTTCAAAGCATCTACGTTCAACAAGCAGCGATCGTCTTTGGACAAGAGGTTGCAGCCTTAGAGTTGCCAATTACCCTTCCTTTATGGCTACTCTCTCTACTGTTTCGACTGAGAAAGATGCCGTTTCGAGCCAGAACGACTCCGCTCAGAAACCTCAGCCACCCTTGCAG GTCGCAAAGCGCTTGGAGAAGTTCAAAACTACTATCTTCACCCAGATGAGTTCACTTGCAATCAAACACGGAGCAATAAACCTTGGCCAGGGTTTCCCCAACTTTGATGGGCCAGAGTTTGTTAAAGAAGCTGCAATTCAAGCCATTAAGGATGGGAAGAACCAATATGCTCGTGGATATGGAGTTCCAGAGCTTAACTCTACCATTGCTTCAAGGTTCAAGAAAGATACAGGACTTGTGGTGGACCCAGAGAAGGAAATTACTGTTACCTCTGGTTGCACCGAAGCTATTGCTGCTACGATATTGGGCTTGATAAATCCTGGTGATGAGGTTATTCTCTTTGCCCCTTTTTATGATTCATATGAAGCTACTCTCTCAATGGCGGGTGCCAAGATAAGGTGCATCACATTGCGCCCTCCAGATTTCGCTGTACCCATCAATGAGCTTAAGTCTGCAATTACGGAGAATACGCGTGCAATACTCTTAAATACTCCGCATAACCCAACTGGAAAGATGTTCACTAGGGAGGAACTCAACACGATTGCATCTCTTTGCATTGAGAATGATGTGTTGGTTTTTGCCGATGAAGTTTATGATAAGTTGGCTTTCGAAATGGAGCACATTTCTATGGCCTCTCTTCCTGGAATGTATGAACGCACAGTGACAATGAATTCTTTGGGGAAGACATTTTCCTTAACTGGGTGGAAGATTGGGTGGGCAATAGCTCCTCCACACCTAACATGGGGATTGCGACAGGCACATGCATTTCTCACCTTTGCTACCTCCACACCAATGCAGTGGGCAGCTGCGACAGCTCTTAATGCCCCAGACTCTTACTACATTGAGCTAAAGAGGGATTATATGGCAAAGAAGGAAATACTTGTGGAAGGCTTGAAGGCAGTTGGTTTCAAGGTATTCCCATCTAGTGGGACTTATTTTGTGGTAGTAGATCACACTCCTTTTGGTTTGGACAATGACATTGCCTTCTGCGAGTACCTGATCAAGGAAGTTGGGGTGGTAGCAATTCCAACCAGTGTATTTTATTTGAACCCGGAAGAGGGAAAGAATTTGATTCGATTCACCTTCTGCAAAGATGAGGAAACCCTGAGAACTGCAGTTGAGAGGATGAAGGAGAAGCTGAGGAGAGGATGA
- the LOC120009848 gene encoding protein WHAT'S THIS FACTOR 9, mitochondrial isoform X2, with translation MALRFEKLGEGHGALVTAFMVVSTTKLPHRLHCCRTFIAAKVKWVCDPYLDTAVSKEKDLKQAICLKNQIIFSPSKSLPLSSLSLLKSPLHLSTTASKFFQKYPFIFRQFQPSPSLPLHIKLTHLAYSLHNEELAVHKSPPQRDDAVKRLAKLLMLARATRLPLHVIDRFSFDLGLPHNYVTTLLSDYPEYFQVCEFKDCVNNEETLALELVSWREELAMSELERRMAENKDLGMRKGKRIAFPLTLPRGFDLTKKVRDWVDEWQDLPYISPYENAFHLSQPNGDQAEKWTVAVLHELLWLLVSKKTEWCNILCLGEYLGFGSRFKKALKHHPGIFYVSNKIRTQTVVLRETYKKDMLLEKHPLMGMRYRYIHLMNMMKKP, from the exons ATGGCTCTTCGTTTCGAG AAATTGGGTGAGGGCCATGGGGCGTTAGTAACGGCATTCATGGTAGTTTCCACCACAAAGCTCCCCCACAGGCTCCATTGCTGTCGCACCTTCATAGCAGCAAAGGTCAAGTGGGTTTGTGACCCATACTTAGATACAGCAGTCTCTAAAGAGAAAGACCTCAAGCAAGCCATCTGTCTCAAGAACCAAATCATCTTTTCACCCTCCAagtccctccctctctcttcccTCTCCCTTCTCAAAAGCCCTCTCCATCtctccaccactgcctctaAATTCTTCCAGAAATACCCCTTCATTTTCCGCCAATTTCAGCCATCTCCCTCCCTCCCCCTCCATATCAAGCTCACCCACTTAGCCTACTCCCTCCACAATGAAGAGCTTGCTGTCCACAAATCACCGCCTCAGCGGGATGACGCGGTAAAGCGGCTTGCCAAGCTATTGATGCTTGCCAGAGCCACAAGGTTGCCCCTTCATGTCATTGATCGATTCAGTTTCGATCTGGGTCTTCCGCATAATTACGTCACTACACTTCTCTCTGATTACCCAGAATATTTTCAGGTTTGTGAATTTAAGGATTGTGTCAACAATGAAGAAACTCTTGCATTGGAGCTGGTTTCTTGGAGAGAGGAATTGGCAATGTCTGAGTTGGAGAGGCGAATGGCGGAAAACAAGGATCTTGGTATGCGGAAAGGGAAGCGAATCGCTTTCCCCTTGACTCTCCCAAGAGGGTTTGATTTGACAAAGAAGGTGAGGGATTGGGTTGATGAATGGCAGGATTTACCCTATATTTCCCCATATGAGAATGCCTTCCATTTGTCACAACCAAATGGGGACCAAGCTGAGAAGTGGACGGTGGCAGTCTTGCACGAGTTGTTGTGGTTGCTTGTGTCAAAGAAGACAGAGTGGTGCAATATCTTATGCTTGGGAGAGTATTTAGGGTTTGGTTCAAGGTTTAAGAAGGCATTGAAGCACCATCCAGGGATTTTCTATGTTTCAAATAAGATTAGGACGCAAACTGTGGTGCTTAGAGAGACTTATAAGAAGGATATGTTGTTGGAGAAGCATCCATTGATGGGGATGAGGTACAGATATATTCATTTAATGAATATGATGAAGAAGCCATGA